In Pseudomonas putida, a genomic segment contains:
- a CDS encoding YebC/PmpR family DNA-binding transcriptional regulator: MAGHSKWANIKHRKERQDAKRGKIFTKWIRELTVAAKQGGGDPASNPRLRLALDKALGANMSRDIIDRAVARGAGTNESDNVEELSYEGYGPGGVAIMVEAMTDNRNRTAAAVRHAFTKCGGNLGTDGSVAYLFERKGQLSFAPGVDEDALMEAAMEADADDVVSNDDGSFEVFTSFSSFYAVRNALEEAGFKAADAEIVMQPTTSAELDQEGAEKVLKLIDMLEDLDDVQNVYSNAQISDEIMENLG, from the coding sequence ATGGCTGGTCATTCCAAGTGGGCGAACATCAAGCACCGCAAAGAGCGCCAGGATGCCAAGAGAGGCAAGATCTTCACCAAGTGGATCCGCGAGCTGACCGTCGCCGCGAAACAAGGCGGCGGTGACCCGGCCTCCAACCCGCGCTTGCGCCTGGCCCTGGACAAGGCCCTGGGCGCCAACATGAGCCGCGACATCATCGACCGCGCCGTGGCCCGTGGTGCCGGCACCAACGAAAGCGACAACGTCGAAGAGCTGAGCTACGAAGGCTACGGCCCGGGCGGCGTGGCGATCATGGTCGAGGCCATGACCGACAACCGCAACCGTACCGCAGCTGCCGTGCGTCACGCCTTCACCAAGTGTGGCGGCAACCTCGGCACCGATGGTTCGGTGGCCTACCTGTTCGAGCGCAAGGGGCAGTTGAGCTTTGCGCCCGGCGTGGACGAAGACGCCTTGATGGAAGCCGCGATGGAGGCCGATGCCGACGACGTGGTCAGCAATGACGATGGCTCGTTCGAGGTGTTCACCTCGTTCAGCAGCTTCTATGCCGTGCGTAACGCGCTGGAAGAGGCGGGCTTCAAGGCTGCCGACGCGGAAATCGTCATGCAGCCGACCACCAGCGCCGAACTGGACCAGGAGGGTGCGGAGAAGGTGCTCAAGCTGATCGACATGCTCGAAGACCTGGATGACGTGCAGAACGTCTACTCCAATGCGCAGATTTCCGACGAGATCATGGAGAATCTCGGCTAA
- a CDS encoding ribbon-helix-helix domain-containing protein, with protein MRQALPVSRSVRLNGFSTCLRLEAVYWRILERIAEVNRCSVSAVLSYIDREVHLRQGGVRNFSGLIRVICVAWLLDPPRLR; from the coding sequence ATGCGGCAGGCGTTGCCGGTCTCGCGATCGGTAAGACTCAATGGTTTTTCCACCTGTCTGCGTCTGGAGGCCGTGTACTGGCGAATCCTCGAACGCATTGCCGAAGTCAATCGCTGTTCGGTCAGTGCCGTGCTGTCCTACATTGACCGAGAAGTGCACCTGCGTCAGGGCGGTGTGCGTAACTTCAGCGGCCTGATCCGGGTGATCTGCGTTGCCTGGCTGCTCGACCCACCTCGTTTACGCTAA
- a CDS encoding HIT domain-containing protein: protein MFVLDSRLQQDSLVLGDFPLCRLLLSKDANYPWFILVPRRADISEVFQLEGDDQQQLWSETSYLAEALQAAFAADKMNVAALGNVVSQLHMHVIVRYRDDVAWPAPVWGKCQAQAYTDEQVEGIRQRLRAVLDARFEEA from the coding sequence GTGTTCGTCCTGGATTCACGTTTGCAGCAGGATTCCCTGGTGCTGGGCGATTTTCCCCTGTGCCGGCTGTTGCTGAGCAAGGATGCCAACTATCCGTGGTTCATCCTGGTGCCGCGCCGTGCCGACATCAGCGAGGTGTTCCAGCTCGAGGGTGACGACCAACAGCAGCTGTGGAGCGAAACCAGCTACCTGGCCGAGGCGCTCCAGGCGGCGTTTGCCGCCGACAAGATGAACGTCGCGGCGCTGGGTAACGTGGTCAGCCAGTTGCATATGCATGTAATCGTGCGTTACCGCGATGACGTGGCGTGGCCGGCACCGGTATGGGGCAAGTGCCAGGCGCAGGCCTACACCGACGAACAGGTGGAAGGTATTCGCCAGCGCCTGCGCGCCGTGCTCGATGCACGATTCGAGGAGGCTTGA
- a CDS encoding OprD family porin, with translation MRVMKWSMIALAVSAGTSQLAFASAQDESKGFLEDSTAGVKLRNLYFSRDYRNNDSGQSRNEEWGQGFIGTFESGFTQGTVGVGVDAIGLLGIKLDTGRGRAGMGLFPINDDGRAADDYSEAHGAVKLRISNTTLKYGGQFTAVPVFATDDSRLLPEVAEGFLLTSKEIEGLELNAGHFTRLNAQAQTYKDSIGGRDADTGLKNPGLTDANFVGGTYAFTDNLSTSLYYSKVEDYWRKYYANVNWALPIADNQGLVFDFNIYDTKSDGDRARAFDGDKLDNRAFSLSAAYNIGAHTFTVAYQKVSGDGDYAYGIDGGGTVYLANSVARSDFNAEDEKSWQARYDLNFAEWGVPGLSFMTRYIRGTDANVDGTTNGKEWERDIDIKYVLQEGPAKDLSFRVRQATYRSSDGVYYGSPSLDELRLIVEYPLSIL, from the coding sequence ATGCGCGTGATGAAGTGGAGCATGATCGCCCTGGCCGTTTCGGCAGGGACCTCGCAGTTGGCGTTCGCCTCTGCGCAAGACGAGTCCAAGGGTTTCCTCGAAGACAGCACGGCTGGCGTAAAGCTGCGCAACCTGTACTTCAGCCGTGACTATCGCAACAACGACAGCGGCCAGAGCCGCAACGAAGAATGGGGCCAAGGCTTCATCGGCACCTTCGAGTCCGGCTTCACCCAAGGCACCGTAGGCGTTGGCGTCGATGCCATCGGCCTGCTCGGCATCAAGCTCGACACCGGCCGCGGCCGTGCCGGCATGGGCCTGTTCCCGATCAACGACGACGGCCGCGCTGCAGACGACTACTCCGAGGCCCATGGCGCGGTCAAACTGCGTATCTCCAACACCACGCTGAAATACGGCGGCCAATTCACCGCCGTGCCCGTGTTCGCCACCGATGACAGCCGCCTGCTGCCAGAAGTCGCCGAAGGCTTCCTGCTCACCAGCAAGGAAATCGAAGGCCTGGAACTGAACGCCGGTCACTTCACCCGCCTCAACGCCCAAGCCCAGACCTACAAGGACAGCATCGGCGGCCGCGACGCCGACACCGGTCTGAAGAACCCAGGCCTGACCGACGCCAACTTCGTCGGCGGCACCTACGCCTTCACCGACAACCTGAGCACCAGCCTGTACTACTCGAAGGTCGAAGACTACTGGCGCAAGTACTACGCCAACGTCAACTGGGCACTGCCGATCGCAGACAACCAGGGCCTGGTGTTCGACTTCAACATCTATGACACCAAGAGCGATGGCGACCGCGCCCGCGCCTTCGATGGTGACAAGCTCGACAACCGCGCCTTCAGCCTCTCGGCTGCCTACAACATCGGCGCGCACACCTTCACCGTCGCCTACCAGAAGGTCAGCGGTGACGGCGACTACGCCTACGGCATCGACGGTGGCGGTACCGTCTACCTGGCCAACTCCGTGGCCCGTTCCGACTTCAACGCCGAAGACGAGAAGTCCTGGCAGGCACGCTACGACCTGAACTTCGCCGAATGGGGCGTCCCAGGCCTGTCGTTCATGACCCGTTACATCCGTGGTACCGACGCCAACGTCGACGGCACCACCAACGGCAAGGAATGGGAACGCGACATCGACATCAAATACGTGCTCCAGGAAGGCCCGGCCAAGGACCTCAGCTTCCGCGTCCGCCAGGCTACCTACCGCTCCTCCGACGGCGTCTACTACGGCTCCCCATCGCTGGACGAACTGCGCCTGATCGTCGAGTACCCGCTGAGCATCCTGTAA
- the aspS gene encoding aspartate--tRNA ligase → MMRSHYCGQLNESLDGQEVTLCGWVHRRRDHGGVIFLDIRDREGMAQVVFDPDRAETFAAADRVRSEYVVQITGKVRKRPDGAVNANMASGAIEILGYQLNVLNEAETPPFPLNEYSDVGEETRLRYRFIDLRRPEMADKLRLRSRITSSIRRYLDENGFLDVETPILTRATPEGARDYLVPSRTHAGSFFALPQSPQLFKQLLMVAGFDRYYQIAKCFRDEDLRADRQPEFTQIDIETSFLDESEIMGLTEGMIRKLFKEVLDLEFGEFPHMTYEEAMRRYGSDKPDLRIPLELVDVADQLKDVDFKVFAGPANDPKCRVTALRLPGGASMPRSKIDEYTKFVGIYGAKGLAYIKVNERAKGVEGLQSPIVKNIPEANLTTILDRVGAVDGDIVFFGADKAKIVSEALGALRIRLGHDFELLTCEWAPMWVVDFPMFEENEDGSFTALHHPFTAPKCTPEELEANPATALSRAYDMVLNGTELGGGSIRIHRKEMQQAVFRLLGIEAAEQEEKFGFLLDALKFGAPPHGGLAFGLDRLVMLMTGAQSIREVIAFPKTQSAACVMTQAPGMVDAKALRELHIRLREQTKVE, encoded by the coding sequence ATGATGCGCAGCCATTATTGCGGCCAACTGAACGAGAGCCTGGACGGCCAGGAAGTCACCCTTTGCGGCTGGGTCCATCGTCGCCGCGACCACGGCGGGGTGATCTTCCTCGACATCCGTGACCGCGAGGGCATGGCCCAGGTCGTATTCGACCCGGATCGCGCCGAAACCTTCGCCGCCGCTGACCGCGTGCGCAGCGAGTACGTGGTGCAGATCACCGGCAAGGTGCGCAAGCGCCCTGACGGCGCGGTGAACGCCAACATGGCCTCCGGCGCCATCGAAATCCTAGGCTACCAGCTGAACGTGCTCAACGAAGCCGAGACGCCGCCGTTCCCGCTGAACGAATATTCCGACGTTGGCGAGGAAACCCGCCTGCGCTACCGCTTCATCGACCTGCGTCGCCCGGAAATGGCCGACAAGCTGCGCCTGCGTTCGCGCATCACCAGCAGCATCCGCCGCTACCTGGACGAGAACGGCTTCCTCGACGTCGAGACGCCGATCCTCACCCGCGCCACGCCGGAAGGCGCGCGCGACTACCTGGTACCGAGCCGTACTCACGCCGGCAGCTTCTTCGCCTTGCCGCAGTCGCCCCAGCTGTTCAAGCAGTTGCTGATGGTGGCCGGTTTCGACCGCTACTATCAGATCGCCAAGTGCTTCCGTGACGAAGACCTGCGTGCCGACCGCCAGCCTGAATTCACCCAGATCGACATCGAGACCAGCTTCCTCGACGAAAGCGAGATCATGGGCCTGACCGAAGGCATGATCCGCAAGCTGTTCAAGGAAGTCCTGGACCTGGAGTTCGGCGAATTCCCGCACATGACCTACGAAGAGGCCATGCGCCGCTACGGTTCCGACAAGCCGGACCTGCGTATTCCGCTGGAACTGGTCGACGTTGCCGATCAGCTCAAGGACGTCGACTTCAAGGTCTTCGCAGGCCCGGCCAACGATCCCAAGTGCCGCGTCACCGCCCTGCGCCTGCCAGGCGGCGCGAGCATGCCGCGCAGCAAGATCGACGAATACACCAAGTTCGTCGGCATCTACGGTGCCAAGGGCCTGGCGTACATCAAGGTCAACGAGCGCGCCAAGGGTGTCGAGGGTCTGCAGTCGCCGATCGTCAAGAACATCCCTGAGGCCAACCTCACCACCATCCTCGATCGCGTTGGCGCCGTGGACGGTGACATCGTGTTCTTCGGCGCCGACAAGGCCAAGATCGTCAGCGAAGCCCTGGGCGCGCTGCGTATCCGCCTGGGTCACGACTTCGAGTTGCTGACCTGCGAGTGGGCACCGATGTGGGTGGTCGACTTCCCGATGTTCGAAGAGAACGAAGACGGCAGCTTCACCGCATTGCACCACCCGTTCACCGCGCCGAAGTGCACCCCCGAAGAGCTCGAGGCCAACCCGGCCACCGCGCTGTCGCGTGCCTACGACATGGTGCTCAACGGCACTGAGCTGGGCGGCGGTTCGATCCGTATTCACCGCAAGGAAATGCAACAGGCCGTGTTCCGCCTGTTGGGTATCGAGGCGGCTGAACAGGAAGAGAAGTTCGGCTTCCTGCTCGACGCCCTGAAGTTCGGTGCACCACCTCACGGTGGCCTGGCCTTCGGCCTGGACCGTCTGGTCATGCTGATGACCGGTGCCCAGTCGATCCGTGAAGTGATCGCTTTCCCGAAAACCCAGAGCGCCGCGTGCGTCATGACCCAGGCCCCAGGCATGGTCGACGCCAAGGCCCTGCGCGAGCTGCATATCCGTCTGCGCGAACAGACCAAGGTCGAGTAA
- a CDS encoding Dps family protein yields the protein MAIDIGISEEDRKSIVDGLSRLLSDTYVLYLKTHNFHWNVTGPSFRTLHLMFEEQYNELALAVDSIAERIRALGFPAPGSYAFYAKHSSIKEEAGVPPADEMIRQLVQGQEAVVRTARSIFPVVDKVSDEPTADLLTQRMQVHEKTAWMLRVLLDGQ from the coding sequence ATGGCAATTGATATCGGTATCAGTGAAGAAGATCGCAAATCCATCGTCGACGGGCTTTCCCGGTTGCTGTCGGACACCTATGTCCTGTACCTGAAAACCCACAACTTCCATTGGAACGTCACCGGGCCTTCGTTCCGCACCCTGCACCTGATGTTCGAGGAGCAATACAACGAGCTGGCCCTGGCGGTCGATTCGATCGCCGAGCGCATCCGTGCGCTGGGTTTCCCGGCGCCGGGTTCATACGCCTTCTACGCCAAGCACTCTTCCATCAAGGAAGAGGCCGGCGTGCCGCCTGCGGATGAAATGATCCGCCAGTTGGTGCAAGGCCAGGAAGCCGTGGTGCGCACGGCGCGGAGCATTTTCCCGGTGGTGGACAAGGTCAGTGATGAGCCGACCGCCGACCTCCTGACCCAGCGCATGCAGGTCCACGAAAAGACCGCCTGGATGCTGAGGGTACTGCTCGACGGCCAATAA
- a CDS encoding FmdB family zinc ribbon protein translates to MPLYDYQCASCDHRMEVLQKISAAPLTDCPACQAPALKKLLSVPGFRLSGNGWYETDFKTGAKKNLAGGDKAD, encoded by the coding sequence ATGCCCCTTTATGACTATCAATGTGCATCCTGCGATCACAGGATGGAAGTACTGCAGAAGATCAGCGCAGCGCCGCTGACCGACTGCCCGGCCTGTCAGGCGCCGGCATTGAAAAAACTGCTGTCTGTACCCGGCTTTCGCTTGAGCGGCAACGGTTGGTACGAAACCGACTTCAAGACCGGGGCGAAGAAGAATCTGGCAGGCGGCGACAAGGCCGACTGA
- a CDS encoding SlyX family protein, translating into MSLEDRIVELEMRQAFQDDTIQALNDVIAVQGQAIERLQLQMAELIKRYEEVVGQYGAEEGEEAPPPHY; encoded by the coding sequence GTGTCGCTGGAGGATCGCATCGTCGAACTGGAGATGCGCCAGGCATTTCAGGACGACACCATTCAGGCGCTCAATGACGTGATTGCCGTGCAAGGCCAGGCGATCGAGCGCCTGCAGTTGCAGATGGCCGAGCTGATCAAGCGCTATGAGGAGGTGGTCGGTCAGTATGGTGCGGAGGAAGGTGAGGAAGCGCCGCCGCCTCATTATTAA
- a CDS encoding cold-shock protein, which produces MFKIVHLVTGVAALLLSLIPSLKTDATPFLQQPDAVYLALLGLLNLLLAPVVPLYYRGVRQQLQHLACALLVVAVVLQTLTLLARPELGNLAALVCAALAVVLHLAAGFARTGRKARSAQSSPQDAGKRDTGTVKWFNTSKGFGFISRDSGDDIFVHFRAIRGEGHRILVEGQRVEFSVMHRDKGLQAEDVVAVSRR; this is translated from the coding sequence ATGTTCAAGATCGTCCATCTGGTGACGGGCGTAGCGGCCTTGCTGCTGTCGCTCATACCCAGCCTGAAAACCGACGCAACACCCTTCCTGCAACAACCCGACGCGGTCTACCTGGCCTTGCTCGGCCTGCTCAACCTGCTGCTCGCCCCGGTCGTGCCCCTCTACTACCGAGGCGTCCGGCAACAGCTGCAACATCTGGCCTGTGCCCTGCTGGTAGTGGCCGTGGTGCTGCAGACCCTGACCCTGCTGGCACGTCCGGAGCTGGGCAACCTGGCGGCCCTGGTCTGCGCTGCCCTGGCCGTGGTCCTGCACCTGGCCGCCGGCTTCGCCCGCACTGGACGCAAGGCCCGCAGCGCGCAAAGCTCGCCGCAGGACGCCGGCAAACGCGATACCGGCACCGTGAAGTGGTTCAACACCTCCAAGGGCTTTGGCTTCATTTCCCGAGACTCGGGTGACGATATCTTCGTGCACTTTCGCGCGATTCGCGGGGAAGGCCATCGCATCCTGGTCGAAGGTCAACGCGTGGAGTTTTCGGTAATGCACCGCGACAAGGGCCTGCAGGCCGAAGACGTGGTGGCGGTATCGCGCCGCTGA